A region of Anaerolineae bacterium DNA encodes the following proteins:
- a CDS encoding glycosyltransferase family 2 protein has protein sequence MPIADLHVIVVTYRVRELLRDCLASLRESRVGGLDVAITVVDNDSNDGSAEMVESCFPEVCLVRSENLGYPYANNLGFARQDARYHLMLNPDTLLPPSALAETVDFMERNPDVGALGPRLVLADGSLDLACRRGFPTPLSALAKYTGLARAFPRSRRLGSYNLTYLSPDHQADVDSLVGAFMLLRREALEQVGGLDQTFFMYGEDLDLCYRLGSAGWRVVYWPDVTVLHYKRASSSQSDRAGREFFRAMRIFYDKHYADGAQPLQRAAVAAGIRLVERLVGYGKGAST, from the coding sequence ATGCCCATCGCTGACCTTCACGTGATCGTGGTCACCTATAGAGTTCGTGAGCTGCTCCGAGACTGCCTTGCTTCCCTGAGAGAGAGTCGGGTGGGCGGGCTCGACGTGGCAATCACCGTGGTGGACAACGACTCCAACGACGGTAGCGCCGAAATGGTGGAGTCTTGCTTCCCTGAAGTGTGCCTCGTGCGCAGCGAGAACCTCGGATACCCCTATGCCAACAACCTCGGCTTCGCCCGGCAGGACGCCCGCTATCACCTCATGCTCAATCCGGACACACTGCTGCCTCCGTCAGCTCTAGCGGAGACAGTGGACTTCATGGAGCGGAACCCAGACGTGGGCGCCCTAGGCCCCCGTCTGGTGCTGGCGGACGGGAGCCTGGACCTGGCGTGCCGCCGCGGGTTCCCCACGCCGCTCAGCGCCCTGGCGAAGTACACCGGGCTGGCACGAGCGTTCCCCCGTAGCCGTCGGCTGGGGTCCTATAACCTCACCTATCTTAGCCCCGACCATCAAGCCGACGTGGACTCTCTGGTGGGAGCGTTCATGCTGCTGCGGCGGGAGGCGCTGGAGCAGGTCGGCGGCCTGGATCAGACGTTCTTCATGTACGGCGAGGACCTCGACCTGTGCTACCGGCTGGGGTCGGCGGGCTGGCGGGTGGTCTACTGGCCCGACGTGACCGTGCTGCACTACAAGCGGGCCTCCAGCTCCCAGAGCGATCGGGCCGGGCGCGAGTTCTTCCGCGCCATGCGCATCTTCTACGACAAACACTACGCCGATGGCGCTCAGCCCCTGCAGCGGGCTGCCGTTGCTGCCGGCATCCGGCTGGTCGAGCGCCTGGTGGGTTACGGTAAGGGGGCTTCGACGTGA
- the rdgB gene encoding RdgB/HAM1 family non-canonical purine NTP pyrophosphatase — translation MARHRTLLLATGNPGKLSEFRRILGDLPVELICPADLNLELAVPEEGQTFAENARAKACAYAAAAGMPALADDSGLEVDALGGRPGVMSARYGGEGASDSDRRRLLLAEMEAVPDGQRSARFRCVIAVCWGGQVYLTEGSVEGTIAREERGSGGFGYDRLFLLPDRGRTMAELSPEEKNALSHRGQAARAMRAVLERLLQGNCSAPGLSLTDDLTKQ, via the coding sequence GTGGCAAGACACCGAACCCTCCTGCTGGCCACCGGCAACCCCGGCAAACTGAGCGAGTTCCGTCGTATCTTGGGCGACTTGCCTGTGGAGCTGATCTGCCCGGCCGATCTCAACCTGGAACTGGCCGTGCCCGAAGAGGGCCAGACATTCGCCGAGAACGCCCGCGCCAAAGCCTGCGCCTACGCTGCCGCTGCCGGCATGCCCGCCCTGGCCGACGATTCCGGGCTGGAGGTGGACGCCCTTGGGGGGCGGCCAGGAGTGATGTCGGCACGCTACGGAGGGGAGGGAGCTTCTGACTCTGATCGGCGGCGCCTGCTCCTGGCTGAGATGGAAGCCGTGCCGGATGGCCAGCGCTCCGCCCGATTCCGCTGCGTAATCGCTGTGTGCTGGGGCGGTCAGGTCTATCTAACGGAAGGATCAGTAGAGGGCACGATCGCCCGGGAGGAGCGAGGAAGCGGCGGCTTCGGCTATGATCGCCTCTTCCTCCTGCCCGATCGGGGCCGGACTATGGCAGAGCTATCGCCGGAGGAGAAGAACGCTCTCAGCCACCGCGGACAGGCCGCCCGGGCCATGCGCGCGGTTCTGGAGCGGCTCTTGCAGGGGAATTGCAGTGCGCCAGGCCTGTCGTTGACCGACGACCTCACGAAGCAGTAG
- a CDS encoding DUF1648 domain-containing protein, translating into MRLCNPPEATVGWLYTMGFQSLTYYLDRNGLVVQLGPWRLPISMDAIEGIYASPQDGHGAPFRGLRLPGHNVGVGQLSDGSRAVFLATAPPEECLYVRTRTAVYALSPADPDSFLKAYEAERQLRPLRPLPEGLQMPLWLRALVWRDRLGLALTVGTVATSLLLLGMCFWLYPSLPPEVPMHFDALGRPDRMAPPGSIFYLPLVGSLVLFVNYALAIPLYRYERLLSYFLWGGAGLVQIVLILALRSITA; encoded by the coding sequence TTGCGATTATGTAACCCTCCTGAAGCCACCGTGGGGTGGCTGTACACGATGGGCTTCCAGTCGCTCACTTACTACCTGGACCGGAACGGGCTGGTGGTGCAGCTCGGCCCCTGGCGCTTACCCATCTCCATGGACGCCATAGAGGGGATCTACGCCAGCCCTCAAGACGGCCACGGGGCACCCTTCCGGGGCCTGCGGTTGCCGGGCCACAACGTCGGTGTCGGCCAGCTCTCGGATGGCTCGAGGGCGGTGTTCCTGGCCACCGCGCCGCCTGAAGAGTGCCTCTACGTCCGTACGCGGACCGCGGTGTACGCCCTATCCCCAGCCGACCCGGATTCCTTCCTGAAGGCGTACGAGGCGGAGCGCCAGCTCCGCCCGCTGCGCCCCCTTCCGGAGGGGCTGCAGATGCCCCTCTGGCTGCGAGCGCTGGTCTGGCGGGACCGGCTCGGTCTGGCTCTGACGGTCGGCACGGTGGCTACCAGCCTGCTTCTGTTGGGGATGTGCTTCTGGCTCTATCCCAGCCTTCCTCCTGAAGTGCCCATGCACTTCGATGCCCTAGGACGACCGGATCGGATGGCGCCGCCGGGCAGCATCTTCTACCTACCCCTCGTGGGTAGCCTGGTCCTCTTCGTCAACTACGCTCTCGCCATTCCCCTCTACCGGTACGAACGACTGCTGTCCTACTTCCTGTGGGGAGGGGCAGGGCTAGTTCAGATCGTCCTTATCCTGGCCCTGCGGTCCATCACGGCCTGA
- a CDS encoding undecaprenyl-phosphate glucose phosphotransferase, with amino-acid sequence MTKRRLRNLFTFLLVLSDAGMTALAFYLGYRIRVATESQPDSNIPAFSVYLGMMLIQVAAMVTVFFFAKLYHVKRVSSRVDEFYSVFGAVSVGSLFSIAVTSFVYKGALDFPRLMLVYAWLLTIVLVMVGRLLHGTARRLLRRSGLGCDRVLIVGTGEVGRMLLQKVRHAPHLGYYPVGFVDGNGQEGEVMGLPILGDVSQLSAVIDRHDVDEVLVALPEAPREQLLEIISRCDRSRIGIKVFPDLFQIIASELSIGDLDGLPMLTVRDVALRGWKLTLKRAFDLVVGSACLVLASPAMLLIALAVKLDSRGPALYVQERMGLDARPFPVFKFRTMGVDAEEQTGPVWAKAGDPRRTRLGAFLRKYSLDELPQLINVVLGQMSLVGPRPERPVFVEQFRQRIPRYMDRHREKAGLTGWAQVNGLRGDTSIEERTKYDLWYVENWSILLDVKILIRTIFRIFRDPNAY; translated from the coding sequence GTGACCAAGCGCCGCTTGCGTAACCTGTTCACGTTCCTGCTGGTGCTATCAGACGCGGGCATGACCGCGCTGGCGTTCTACCTGGGCTACCGCATCAGGGTGGCTACCGAGTCCCAACCCGACTCCAACATCCCGGCGTTCTCCGTCTACCTGGGCATGATGTTGATCCAGGTAGCCGCTATGGTCACCGTCTTCTTCTTCGCCAAGCTCTACCACGTCAAGCGGGTCTCCTCGCGAGTAGATGAGTTCTACTCCGTGTTCGGCGCCGTTTCTGTAGGTAGCCTCTTCTCCATCGCCGTCACCTCCTTCGTCTACAAGGGTGCGTTGGACTTCCCTCGGCTCATGCTGGTGTACGCCTGGCTCCTCACCATCGTTCTAGTGATGGTGGGCAGGCTTCTCCACGGGACCGCCCGCAGGCTCCTGCGCCGGTCCGGGCTGGGCTGTGACCGGGTCCTCATCGTTGGGACGGGCGAGGTGGGCCGGATGCTGCTCCAGAAGGTGCGCCACGCCCCACACCTGGGATACTACCCGGTGGGGTTTGTGGACGGGAACGGCCAGGAAGGCGAAGTCATGGGCCTGCCTATCCTCGGAGATGTGTCCCAGCTGTCCGCAGTGATAGATCGTCACGACGTGGACGAGGTGCTGGTGGCCCTGCCCGAGGCACCCCGGGAACAACTCCTGGAGATCATCTCTCGTTGCGACCGTAGCCGCATCGGTATCAAGGTCTTCCCGGACCTGTTTCAGATCATCGCGTCCGAACTAAGCATAGGCGACCTTGACGGCCTTCCCATGCTCACCGTTAGAGATGTGGCTCTGCGGGGCTGGAAGCTGACCCTCAAGCGAGCCTTCGATCTGGTGGTTGGCTCCGCCTGCCTGGTGCTAGCCTCCCCCGCCATGCTCCTGATCGCCCTCGCGGTCAAGCTGGACTCCCGCGGTCCGGCGCTCTACGTCCAGGAACGTATGGGCCTGGACGCCCGCCCCTTCCCGGTGTTCAAGTTCCGCACTATGGGAGTGGACGCTGAGGAGCAGACCGGACCGGTATGGGCCAAGGCAGGAGACCCGCGTCGCACCCGGCTGGGAGCCTTCTTGCGCAAGTACTCCCTGGACGAGCTGCCGCAACTCATAAACGTGGTCCTGGGCCAAATGAGCCTGGTGGGTCCCCGGCCAGAGAGACCCGTGTTCGTGGAGCAGTTCCGTCAGCGCATTCCGCGCTACATGGACCGACACCGGGAGAAGGCCGGGCTCACCGGCTGGGCCCAGGTGAACGGCCTCCGAGGGGACACCTCCATCGAGGAGCGGACCAAGTACGACCTCTGGTACGTGGAGAACTGGTCCATCCTTCTGGATGTGAAGATCCTCATCCGCACCATCTTCCGCATTTTCCGCGACCCCAACGCTTACTAG